The proteins below come from a single Beutenbergia cavernae DSM 12333 genomic window:
- a CDS encoding PLDc N-terminal domain-containing protein, translated as MPNTFVPAAYDLVWSGAAVVVLGLAVWALLSLGADRTLTPGVRLLWAVLIVVVPVLGAAAWLLGGRSTPRAAASRGRR; from the coding sequence GTGCCCAACACGTTCGTGCCGGCGGCCTACGACCTGGTGTGGTCGGGTGCCGCCGTGGTCGTGCTCGGCCTCGCCGTGTGGGCGCTCCTGAGCCTGGGCGCGGACCGCACGCTGACGCCGGGCGTGCGCCTCCTGTGGGCCGTGCTCATCGTGGTTGTGCCCGTGCTGGGCGCCGCGGCGTGGCTCCTCGGCGGCCGGTCGACACCTCGCGCCGCCGCGAGCCGCGGCCGGCGTTGA
- a CDS encoding TetR/AcrR family transcriptional regulator, whose translation MASREVGVLPADRRALLLATAAREFAAAGYERASLNRIIAECRMSKSSFYHYVDGKEALFDAVVDEVGRALAVDLAVPDPRGLTRGDFWERVGELVERIDRLGQQEGSYLALAQLFHLPDAPASPALVRTRAAMAAWLDGALAAGRAAGAVRDDLPPDLQARLAFAVLQAMDSWSVAHSDALGRAERERLVVAQVDALRRLLGADPA comes from the coding sequence GTGGCATCTCGGGAGGTCGGCGTCCTGCCCGCGGATCGGCGCGCCCTGCTGCTCGCGACGGCGGCTCGCGAGTTCGCCGCGGCGGGGTACGAGCGGGCCTCGCTCAACCGGATCATCGCCGAGTGCCGGATGAGCAAGAGCTCCTTCTACCACTACGTCGACGGCAAGGAGGCACTGTTCGACGCCGTCGTCGACGAGGTCGGCCGGGCGCTCGCCGTGGACCTGGCCGTTCCCGATCCGAGGGGGCTGACCCGCGGCGACTTCTGGGAACGCGTGGGCGAGCTCGTCGAGCGGATCGACCGGCTCGGGCAGCAGGAGGGCTCGTACCTCGCCCTCGCGCAGCTCTTCCACCTGCCCGACGCGCCGGCGTCGCCGGCTCTCGTGCGCACGCGTGCCGCGATGGCCGCCTGGCTCGACGGCGCGCTGGCCGCCGGGCGCGCTGCCGGCGCCGTCCGCGACGACCTGCCGCCGGACCTGCAGGCGCGCCTCGCGTTCGCGGTGCTGCAGGCGATGGACTCCTGGTCCGTCGCGCACTCCGATGCGCTCGGTAGGGCGGAGCGGGAGCGGCTCGTCGTCGCCCAGGTCGACGCGCTGCGCCGCCTGCTCGGGGCGGATCCCGCCTGA
- a CDS encoding FAD-dependent oxidoreductase, producing MLAESSVQDQLDAARHDALRVLVVGAGVAGSTVAQLLRAHGVHPVLVERAGPDAGSGYMLALMPLVDPVIAALGVAETYRAASTPLRRYEILSSRGRRLREYGMTKLLAEFGDNRGLSRASLLRVLHSPGGAITHRATVSAITQTERAAVVTIDSGDGPRTGEFDVVVVADGLHSTTRDLVLEPGEVTRFDTGWGGWVTWSDPVHDAELGRELWGAGAFVGSYPVADRLGYIVCGPRDETRAGPRVFTDRVRRHLPSVDAALEDVLDVTAREHDPYFWRLDDCRTAAWSRGRVVLLGDAAAGFLPTAGIGAGMAMESAWVLAGRLADTSPGDVPHALRAYERAQRPRVEAAQDNSRQLAGLMFRRSRAFAVVRDLAARFMPLEMAIRPIRRLLRTSPQPQAAAPSAQPPRR from the coding sequence ATGCTCGCCGAGAGCTCTGTCCAGGACCAGCTGGACGCCGCACGGCACGACGCCCTGCGCGTGCTGGTCGTCGGCGCCGGCGTCGCCGGCTCGACAGTGGCTCAGCTGCTCCGCGCCCACGGGGTGCATCCTGTGCTCGTCGAACGAGCCGGGCCGGACGCCGGGAGCGGCTACATGCTGGCGCTCATGCCGCTGGTCGACCCCGTGATCGCCGCGCTCGGCGTCGCAGAGACCTATCGCGCGGCAAGCACCCCGCTGCGGCGCTACGAGATCCTGAGCAGCCGCGGGCGCAGGCTCCGCGAATACGGCATGACGAAGCTCCTCGCCGAGTTCGGCGACAACCGCGGGCTCAGCCGCGCCAGCCTGCTGCGCGTGCTCCACTCCCCCGGCGGGGCGATCACGCACCGCGCCACGGTGAGCGCGATCACGCAGACCGAGCGCGCCGCCGTCGTCACCATCGACTCGGGCGACGGTCCGCGGACCGGTGAGTTCGACGTCGTCGTCGTGGCGGACGGCCTGCACTCGACGACGCGCGACCTCGTGCTGGAGCCGGGCGAGGTGACGCGGTTCGACACCGGGTGGGGCGGCTGGGTGACGTGGTCCGACCCTGTCCACGACGCCGAACTGGGCCGTGAGCTGTGGGGAGCGGGAGCGTTCGTGGGGTCCTACCCGGTGGCCGACCGGCTGGGCTACATCGTGTGCGGGCCGCGCGACGAGACTCGCGCCGGGCCGCGCGTGTTCACGGACCGTGTCCGGCGACACCTCCCGAGCGTCGACGCCGCACTGGAGGACGTGCTCGACGTGACGGCCCGGGAGCACGACCCGTACTTCTGGCGTCTCGACGACTGCCGCACGGCCGCCTGGTCGCGGGGACGGGTCGTGCTGCTCGGGGACGCCGCCGCCGGGTTCCTCCCGACCGCGGGAATCGGCGCGGGCATGGCGATGGAGTCGGCCTGGGTACTGGCCGGGCGGCTCGCCGACACGTCACCCGGCGACGTGCCGCACGCGCTCCGGGCGTACGAGCGCGCTCAGCGCCCACGGGTCGAGGCGGCGCAGGACAACTCACGTCAGCTGGCGGGACTGATGTTCCGGCGAAGTCGCGCGTTCGCCGTCGTCCGTGATCTCGCCGCCCGGTTCATGCCGCTCGAGATGGCCATCCGGCCCATCCGGCGCCTGCTGCGGACCAGTCCACAGCCTCAGGCGGCGGCGCCCTCGGCCCAGCCGCCGCGGCGATAG
- a CDS encoding multidrug effflux MFS transporter translates to MPLPVLNRRSAGRRHAPSTPHVTTPGEATGVAEPAAAVDPAAAVDPAQTAERRARVRHERVSPKFVLLLGAMSGLGAVTIDMYLPSMPDVATDLGVTTASAQLTISAVLVGGAIGQLLVGPMSDRFGRRAPVLVGIGLHVVASLLCLVAPGLWPLVVLRVIQGVGNASAQVVAMAVIRDRFTGGTASAILSRLMLVIGVAPLLAPTVGGAIAGVAGWRAVFAVLAGLGLLLMLAVWKFLPETLPTERRRTDGLRGALRSYGVLVRDRHFLVLAILPGLAMAALMAYVAGSPFILREGYGLSENQFALLFAAGGIGLVAAAQVNAAIVRRFAPIRIIRLALPASLLACVALLVVALTGAGGIVGLVIPLWAVIAINGFVPPNASAIALSRHGERAGAAAATIGAVQAAVAATASPIVGVLGGDAVAMATVMVGSILLALVVLALATPAYRRGGWAEGAAA, encoded by the coding sequence GTGCCCCTCCCTGTCCTGAACCGGCGATCTGCCGGTCGCCGCCACGCGCCGTCCACGCCGCACGTCACCACACCCGGCGAGGCGACCGGCGTCGCCGAGCCCGCTGCCGCCGTCGACCCGGCTGCCGCCGTCGACCCCGCGCAGACAGCTGAGCGCCGTGCGCGAGTGCGACACGAGCGCGTGAGCCCGAAGTTCGTTCTCCTGCTCGGAGCCATGTCCGGCCTCGGCGCCGTCACCATCGACATGTATCTCCCGTCGATGCCGGACGTCGCGACCGACCTCGGCGTCACCACCGCCTCGGCGCAGCTCACGATCTCGGCGGTCCTCGTGGGCGGCGCGATCGGCCAGCTCCTCGTCGGCCCGATGTCCGACCGCTTCGGCCGCCGCGCGCCGGTCCTCGTGGGCATCGGACTCCACGTCGTGGCGTCGCTGCTGTGCCTCGTCGCCCCCGGCCTCTGGCCGCTCGTCGTGCTGCGCGTCATCCAGGGCGTGGGCAACGCGAGCGCCCAGGTGGTCGCGATGGCCGTCATCCGTGACCGCTTCACCGGCGGCACGGCGTCGGCGATCCTGTCCCGCCTCATGCTCGTGATCGGCGTCGCACCGCTCCTTGCCCCGACGGTGGGCGGGGCCATCGCCGGCGTCGCGGGCTGGCGTGCCGTCTTCGCCGTGCTGGCGGGCCTCGGCCTGCTGCTCATGCTCGCCGTCTGGAAGTTCCTGCCCGAGACCCTGCCCACCGAGCGGCGCCGCACGGACGGTCTGCGCGGTGCCCTGCGCTCCTACGGCGTGCTCGTGCGGGACCGGCACTTCCTCGTCCTCGCGATCCTGCCCGGCCTTGCGATGGCCGCCCTCATGGCCTACGTCGCGGGCTCGCCGTTCATCCTCCGCGAGGGCTACGGGCTCTCCGAGAACCAGTTCGCGCTCCTCTTCGCGGCCGGCGGCATCGGCCTCGTGGCGGCGGCGCAGGTCAACGCGGCGATCGTCCGGCGGTTCGCGCCGATCCGGATCATCCGGCTCGCTCTGCCCGCCAGCCTCCTCGCCTGCGTCGCGCTGCTCGTCGTCGCGCTCACCGGGGCGGGCGGCATCGTGGGGCTGGTGATCCCGCTGTGGGCGGTCATCGCGATCAACGGATTCGTCCCCCCGAACGCGTCGGCCATCGCCCTGAGCCGGCACGGGGAGCGAGCCGGGGCCGCTGCCGCGACGATCGGCGCCGTGCAGGCGGCCGTCGCCGCCACCGCGAGCCCGATCGTCGGGGTGCTCGGCGGCGACGCCGTCGCGATGGCGACGGTGATGGTCGGCTCCATCCTGCTCGCGCTCGTGGTCCTGGCGCTCGCGACGCCGGCCTATCGCCGCGGCGGCTGGGCCGAGGGCGCCGCCGCCTGA